A genomic stretch from Xiphophorus maculatus strain JP 163 A chromosome 14, X_maculatus-5.0-male, whole genome shotgun sequence includes:
- the rpl34 gene encoding 60S ribosomal protein L34 — MVQRLTYRRRLSYNTASNKTRLSRTPGNRIVYLYTKKVGKAPKSACGICPGRLRGIRAVRPQVLMRLSKTKKHVSRAYGGSMCAKCVRDRIKRAFLIEEQKIVVKVLKAQAQSQKSK, encoded by the exons ATGGTGCAACGCCTGACTTACCGCCGCAGGTTGTCCTACAACACGGCTTCTAACAAGACCAGACT GTCCCGGACTCCTGGTAACCGTATTGTCTACCTGTACACCAAGAAGGTTGGCAAAGCCCCCAAGTCAGCATGTGGCATCTGCCCTGGAAGACTGCGTGGA ATTCGTGCTGTTAGACCTCAGGTTCTGATGAGGCTTTCCAAGACCAAGAAGCATGTTAGCAGGGCTTACGGTGGATCCATGTGTGCAAAGTGTGTACGTGACAG GATCAAGCGTGCTTTCTTGATTGAGGAGCAGAAGATCGTTGTCAAGGTGCTCAAGGCACAAGCACAGAGCCAGAAATCGAAGTAa